The genomic interval ATCTCGATCGAACTCAGCGCCCCCGCGCGGCGATACACGCCGGAGGAGAACAGCGAGACCTGATGCAACATTTCGTGGACGGTCATGCTCGGAGCGGCGAGGGAGTCAAAAACGTCTATCTAAGAAACTCAGTGTGACACGATGAGATCGATGGGACTGCCGGAATCGACCTTGTCGCCCGGTTGCGGCGATTGCCCGACTACTGTGTTGGGCACAAGCGTGCGGCTTGCCTTCGAGGAGATGGCCCCGACTCGAAGCCCCGACTCGGTGAGTCGTTTCTGCGCTTCATCGAGACTGAGTCCCACCACATTGGGCACGTCGATCTGCACCATCTCGGGTCCACCGCTGACGGTGATATCGATACGATGCGCCTTGGAGACGCGGCGACCCGCGGGCACGGACTGCGCAACGACCGTTTCGGCGGGCAGATCCGAGGGCATGGTTGAGACGAGGCCGACTGTGAGATCGAGCTGCTCGAGTGTGATCTTGGCATCACGCAAGGAACGGCCGCGAAGATTCGGGACGGCGATCTGCGCCACGCCGCCGCTCACGGTGAGATACACATTGCGCCCTTCGCGCACGATGTTGCGCGGGGTCGGGTTCTGGAATACGATGCGGCCGGGCTTCACCTTGTCGCTCGCGGTCGTGTCGGTGACCACGGCCTGCAGTCCGCGCGCTTCGAGCGTCTGCCACGCTTCGTTCAGCGGCATGCCCACAACATTCGGCACGTCGATCTCGCCGCGCCAGTGCACCATCCAGGGGAGGAAAAACATGTCGGCCAGCAGCATGAGCAGCAGCAGTCCGGTCCCCGCCACATAGATGCGTGTTGCTGTGCGGGAACTGAGGAACTGTCGGAAAGTTGTCATTGGGGCTGGGGCATGAAATGATCGATGAAAATACACCCGTCCCCACAAAGGAAAAAGGCGGCGCACATGGAGGTGACGCCTCGAGGCCGCGGCGCAACACCGCCGCGGGATTGCGTGCGCGACCGCGGGAGTTGGTCAGCGGAGCAGCAGCCGCGCGGGAAGTCCTCCGCCGTCGCCGCGCAGGAGCGTGAGAAGATACAGTCCCGGCGCCAGGGACTGTGTGGGAAGTTCGATGCGGCCGCGGCCGCCATACTGTGCGTGCAAGGTCTGCGTGCGGCCGAGCGCGTCGCTGATGCGGAGATACACAACGGATCCGTCCATGCCGCGTGTATCCGCTTCGGGAAAGACAACGGTCACGACGTCCCCGCGCTGCGCGGGATTCGGAAACAGCATCGGACCCGCCGACACGGGAAGCGGGACTTCGTCGGTGCCGACCGCGTCGATACGATATTCCCTCACCAGTGCCGTGAGCGGCTCGGAAACAAACAGTCGGCTGCGCAGCGCATCGAAGGCGCAGGCGGGTGTTCCTCCGCCGGCGGGAAACAACGTATATCGATGCGTCCGCCTCATATCCCCGCGCGCATAAATATTCAGCCGAATCGAATCGGCATCGATGGCCAGGCCGAAGAGACGGCGCCCGTCGGCCGTCGCTCCCGTGACGCGCGTGAGTTCCGGCAGCAGGCGCGGCGGGAACTCGAAGTCGGATTGTTCGAACAGCAATCCGGCCACAAACAGGCGCTGCGCGGCGACGTCGACATAGAGCAGGTCCTCGTCGTTCACCGCGGCGCTCCAATCGGCCGTAGCGAGTGAAACCTCGCGAAGGAAGCGGCCGTCGTTCATGGAGTACACATTGAGGATACGCGCTTCGGTGCGGAGCACAACAAACAGTCCCGCCCACGGAAGCAACGCGCCCTGCAGGCGGCCGGGACGGCGCGTCGCGG from Ignavibacteriota bacterium carries:
- a CDS encoding PASTA domain-containing protein is translated as MTTFRQFLSSRTATRIYVAGTGLLLLMLLADMFFLPWMVHWRGEIDVPNVVGMPLNEAWQTLEARGLQAVVTDTTASDKVKPGRIVFQNPTPRNIVREGRNVYLTVSGGVAQIAVPNLRGRSLRDAKITLEQLDLTVGLVSTMPSDLPAETVVAQSVPAGRRVSKAHRIDITVSGGPEMVQIDVPNVVGLSLDEAQKRLTESGLRVGAISSKASRTLVPNTVVGQSPQPGDKVDSGSPIDLIVSH